The segment CCCGAGGAATTCCAGCGTGGTCCGCCAGTTACCGCAGGTGTGCATGTTCAGCAGGCGGATACCGTCTTCCACCACGGTGCGGCCAAACACCCTCCTGTACAGCAGGGGCAGGAGTTCTTCCTCGGTTTCTCCTTCGCAGACGAGGTAGCCCTTTTCATAGAACAGTTCAGTGTTTCTGATCTGCAGTTGGGTCCCGATGCTGTCGAAGAACGCTCTGATGCGGGACTCGACGCTGGCCCCTCCGACGGTGCTCAGGTTCTCGATGTGCCGCGCGCCGTCCTCCTGGACTCTGATCAGACTGATGCATTCAGGCGGAGCGCGGTCCACGAGCGTCACCGAGTGCGTGCAGAGAATATTCTGCACTTTCGACCCCTCGGCTTTCGAGCTGTTAGAGATGTAATCGAAGAGTCGTTTCTCAGCGGCGTAGTCAAGGTTGAGATCCGGTTCGTCATACACCCGAAGCACAGGCCGGCTCAACCTTGATTCGTCCTGTGACTGCTGACGGGATTCCAGCAGACTCATCCACAACTTTTTCCTGGTGCCTTCGCCAAAACTGGCCAGCGGGTGATACCCCCGGCCCATATCCAAGGCGACCGATGTCACGGCGACCAACCGGGAAAAATCAACCCGAGCGCTGATCTTGACGCCCCGCAGGGAGGGCAGCGAGGCGTTCACGGCTGCGGGCAGGCCCTCCGCCTCGTCATCGACCTGGCCTTCGACCCAGGCCTTGATGGTGTTCGCCGCGCCGTGCAGAGTGTGACCTTCTGTTTCAATTTGCCGCACCCGCTCCTGCATAGTTGCTTGGATGGAACCTTGAATAATCGCGCTCGGATCCTTGTAATCCGTAGAAAGAATAGTCTCGAAATGCGGGAGATACGCCTCAAGTACACCAAAATTAACTTCCTTCCAGGACAGCAATTTTGGCAGTGGCGTCCGGTCAAGGTGCTGGGTAATGATTGAGACGTTCTCAGCCTTTGTGTTTCTTGATTCAAGCCCCAACGATCTCACCAGGGCCTTCAGATCGTTGGCATTCTGGTCCTGATAGGTGTTGAATCGATCATCCTCGTAGACCTCGCCATAAATACAGCATTGCGGTCGGCCAGTCACGGAATAAGATTTCCGGATGACAAGGAACCGGGTTCCGTTCTCTTCGAAATCGAAGCCTCCGACATCCCATGAGTCATCGAGCACGAACCGTCCGGTGAGCTCAAACCGCGAGGCGGCGTGACCATCGGCCTCCTGCGCGTAATCGTCCACGCTTGGATTCAGCTGGCTCAACAGCAATTGGAGGGCACGGACCACCGTTGACTTGCCTGAGTCG is part of the Deinococcus radiotolerans genome and harbors:
- a CDS encoding AAA family ATPase, yielding MRLTELTISGLRCYASSITLPMHSLTVLIGENDSGKSTVVRALQLLLSQLNPSVDDYAQEADGHAASRFELTGRFVLDDSWDVGGFDFEENGTRFLVIRKSYSVTGRPQCCIYGEVYEDDRFNTYQDQNANDLKALVRSLGLESRNTKAENVSIITQHLDRTPLPKLLSWKEVNFGVLEAYLPHFETILSTDYKDPSAIIQGSIQATMQERVRQIETEGHTLHGAANTIKAWVEGQVDDEAEGLPAAVNASLPSLRGVKISARVDFSRLVAVTSVALDMGRGYHPLASFGEGTRKKLWMSLLESRQQSQDESRLSRPVLRVYDEPDLNLDYAAEKRLFDYISNSSKAEGSKVQNILCTHSVTLVDRAPPECISLIRVQEDGARHIENLSTVGGASVESRIRAFFDSIGTQLQIRNTELFYEKGYLVCEGETEEELLPLLYRRVFGRTVVEDGIRLLNMHTCGNWRTTLEFLGTNRMQKTVILLDRDATFPASSARITEQSLRDIGFVDGMHFVGTKELEDAFDDTAIAEALQCEFPRDDGQSWMPEHIHLIRNNTLSADPKFSEDLKNFVKSTVIPQKRNEVKKVSIGRCLGLHCDLGRIPPEIRDALQAVRQRAGIA